From Columba livia isolate bColLiv1 breed racing homer chromosome 7, bColLiv1.pat.W.v2, whole genome shotgun sequence, one genomic window encodes:
- the VIL1 gene encoding villin-1 isoform X1 translates to MSIWGAQEGRKASGAGAGSSNSVTHQQDPPWDTATEQSDHLGVTPPRNSPTSCQGLCTQVYVLPWLSFKTTFRAGSHWAGLHSSFCQHQGHHQVPLHAAPVAMVELSTKVSRTLNKTTPGIQIWRIENMEMVPVPTKSYGNFFEGDCYILLSTRKTGNNFSYDIHYWLGKESSQDEQGAAAIYTTQMDDHLGGVAVQHRDVQGHESETFRAYFKQGLVYKKGGVASGMKHTETNTYNIQRLLHVKGKKNVVAGEVEMSWNSFNRGDVFLLDLGQLIVQWNGPESNRNERLKAMTLAKDIRDRERGGRAKVGVVDGEDEGASPGLMQVLTHVLGNKRDIKAAIPDDTVDQKLKSSLKLYHVTNAGGNLVIQEVAVQPLTQDMLLHEDCYILDQGGLKIFVWKGKNANKEEKQQAMSRALAFIKAKNYPASTTVETENDGSESTIFRQLFQKWTVPNQTSGLGKTHTVGKVAKVEQVKFDVTTLHAKPQMAAQQKMVDDGSGEVEVWRVENHELVPVEKRWLGHFYGGDCYLVLYTYYVGPRVSRIIYLWQGRHASTDELAASAYHAVHLDQKFDNEPVQVRVTMGKEPAHLMAIFKGKMVVYAGGTSRAGSTDPIPSTRLFHVHGTNEYNTKAFEVPVRASSLNSNDVFVLKTPSCCYLWYGKGCSGDEREMGKMVADIISKTEKPVIAEGQEPPEFWMALGGKSQYANSKRLQEENPSVTPRLFECSNKKGTFLATEIIDFTQDDLEEDDVYLLDAWDQVFFWIGRGANESEKEATAVMAQEYLQSDPSGRDPDTPIIVVKQGYEPPTFTGWFLAWDPLIWHEKKSYEKLRAELGDESSLGQLTSALTSREEVFTATTPLLPEKLETFPLDVLVNTSAEDLPRGVDPSRKECHLSDQDFQAVFGMSRSAFGNLPLWKQQKLKKDNGLF, encoded by the exons ATGTCCATCTGGGGGGCCCAAGAAGGGCGCAAGGCCTCTGGAGCTGGCGCAGGGTCTTCCAACTCTGTGACACACCAGCAGGATCCGCCCTGGGACACAGCCACAGAACAGAGTGACCATCTGGGTGTCACCCCACCCCGAAACAGCCCCACGTCCTGCCAGGGGCTCTGCACCCAG GTTTATGTACTCCCCTGGTTGTCCTTCAAAACCACCTTCAGGGCTGGGAGCCACTGGGCAGGACTCCATTCCTCTTTCTGCCAACACCAAGGGCATCATCAG GTCCCCTTGCATGCAGCACCCGTCGCCATGGTGGAGCTCAGCACCAAAGTCAGCAGGACACTCAACAAGACTACGCCGGGCATCCAGATATGGCGAATTGAG AACATGGAGATGGTACCAGTGCCCACCAAGAGCTACGGCAACTTCTTTGAGGGGGATTGCTACATCCTGCTGTCG ACACGCAAGACTGGGAACAACTTCAGCTACGACATCCACTACTGGCTGGGCAAGGAGTCGAGTCAGGATGAGCAGGGGGCAGCTGCCATCTACACCACGCAGATGGATGACCACCTGGGCGGGGTGGCTGTGCAGCACCGCGACGTCCAGGGCCACGAGAGTGAGACCTTCCGTGCCTACTTCAAGCAGGGACTCGT CTATAAGAAGGGTGGAGTGGCCTCGGGCATGAAGCACACAGAGACAAACACCTACAACATTCAGCGCCTGCTGCATGTGAAGGGCAAGAAGAACGTGGTGGCAGGAGAG GTGGAGATGAGCTGGAACAGCTTCAACCGGGGGGATGTGTTCCTGCTGGACCTGGGCCAGCTCATCGTCCAGTGGAATGGCCCTGAGAGCAACCGAAATGAGAGGCTGAAG GCGATGACCCTGGCCAAGGACATCCGAGACCGGGAGCGCGGGGGCCGTGCCAAGGTGGGCGTAGTGGATGGTGAGGATGAGGGTGCCTCACCAGGGCTCATGCAGGTCCTCACACATGTGCTGGGCAACAAGAGGGACATCAAGGCAGCTATTCCTGATGACACAGTGGACCAGAAGCTCAAGTCCTCCCTCAAGCTCTACCA TGTCACCAATGCCGGTGGGAACCTGGTCATCCAGGAAGTGGCAGTTCAACCCCTGACTCAAGACATGCTCTTGCATGAG GACTGCTACATCCTTGACCAAGGGGGTCTCAAGATCTTCGTGTGGAAGGGCAAGAATGCCAAcaaagaagagaagcagcaggcaaTGAGCAGGGCATTG GCCTTCATCAAAGCCAAGAACTACCCAGCCAGCACCACTGTGGAGACGGAGAATGATGGGTCCGAGTCAACTATCTTCAGGCAGCTCTTCCAAAAATGGACTGTCCCGAACCAGACTAGTGGGCTGGGCAAGACCCACACCGTGGGAAAAGTGG CCAAGGTGGAGCAGGTGAAGTTTGATGTCACCACGCTGCATGCCAAGCCCCAAATGGCTGCACAGCAGAAGATGGTGGATGATGGATCCGGGGAGGTGGAG GTCTGGCGTGTGGAGAACCACGAGCTGGTGCCTGTGGAGAAGCGGTGGCTGGGCCATTTCTATGGTGGGGACTGCTACCTGGTGCTCTACACCTATTATGTGGGGCCAAGGGTGAGCCGCATAATCTACCTCTGGCAG GGCCGCCATGCCAGCACAGACGAGCTGGCTGCTTCTGCCTACCACGCTGTCCACCTGGACCAGAAGTTCGATAATGAGCCTGTGCAGGTCCGTGTCACCATGGGCAAGGAGCCAGCCCACCTGATGGCCATCTTCAAGGGCAAGATGGTGGTGTATGCG GGTGGCACCTCGCGTGCAGGCAGCACGGACCCCATACCTTCCACCCGCCTCTTCCACGTGCACGGCACCAATGAGTACAACACCAAGGCCTTCGAGGTGCCCGTCCGTGCCTCCTCCCTCAACTCCAATGATGTCTTCGTGCTCAAGACCCCCAGCTGCTGCTACCTCTGGTATGGGAAG ggctgcagcgGGGATGAACGTGAGATGGGCAAGATGGTGGCCGACATCATTTCCAAGACAGAGAAGCCAGTGATTGCAGAGGGACAGGAGCCGCCTGAGTTCTGGATGGCCCTGGGTGGCAAGTCCCAGTATGCCAACAGCAAGAG GCTGCAGGAAGAGAACCCCTCCGTGACCCCTCGTCTCTTTGAGTGCTCCAACAAGAAGGGCACCTTCCTAGCCACAGAGATCATAGACTTCACCCAAGATGACCTGGAGGAGGATGATGTTTACCTGCTGGATGCCTGGGACCAG GTTTTCTTCTGGATTGGGAGAGGTGCAAATGAGTCAGAGAAGGAGGCAACAGCGGTGATGGCGCAGGAGTACCTGCAGAGCGACCCCAGTGGGCGTGACCCTGACACCCCCATCATCGTGGTGAAGCAAGGCTACGAGCCCCCCACCTTCACTGGCTGGTTCCTGGCCTGGGACCCTCTCATCTGGCAT gaaaaaaaaagctacgaGAAGCTGAGAGCTGAGCTGGGGGATGAGAGCAGCCTGGGGCAGCTCACCTCT GCGCTCACGTCCAGGGAAGAGGTCTTCACTGCCACCACCCCCCTCCTCCCTGAAAAACTGGAGACCTTCCCCCTGGATGTGCTGGTGAACACCTCGGCCGAGGACCTGCCGCGGGGCGTGGATCCCAGCAGGAAGGAG tGCCACCTCTCTGACCAGGATTTCCAGGCTGTCTTCGGCATGAGCCGCTCTGCCTTCGGGAACCTGCCCTTGTGGAAACAGCAGAAACTCAAGAAGGACAATGGACTCTTCTAA
- the VIL1 gene encoding villin-1 isoform X2, with protein sequence MSIWGAQEGRKASGAGAGSSNSVTHQQDPPWDTATEQSDHLGVTPPRNSPTSCQGLCTQVPLHAAPVAMVELSTKVSRTLNKTTPGIQIWRIENMEMVPVPTKSYGNFFEGDCYILLSTRKTGNNFSYDIHYWLGKESSQDEQGAAAIYTTQMDDHLGGVAVQHRDVQGHESETFRAYFKQGLVYKKGGVASGMKHTETNTYNIQRLLHVKGKKNVVAGEVEMSWNSFNRGDVFLLDLGQLIVQWNGPESNRNERLKAMTLAKDIRDRERGGRAKVGVVDGEDEGASPGLMQVLTHVLGNKRDIKAAIPDDTVDQKLKSSLKLYHVTNAGGNLVIQEVAVQPLTQDMLLHEDCYILDQGGLKIFVWKGKNANKEEKQQAMSRALAFIKAKNYPASTTVETENDGSESTIFRQLFQKWTVPNQTSGLGKTHTVGKVAKVEQVKFDVTTLHAKPQMAAQQKMVDDGSGEVEVWRVENHELVPVEKRWLGHFYGGDCYLVLYTYYVGPRVSRIIYLWQGRHASTDELAASAYHAVHLDQKFDNEPVQVRVTMGKEPAHLMAIFKGKMVVYAGGTSRAGSTDPIPSTRLFHVHGTNEYNTKAFEVPVRASSLNSNDVFVLKTPSCCYLWYGKGCSGDEREMGKMVADIISKTEKPVIAEGQEPPEFWMALGGKSQYANSKRLQEENPSVTPRLFECSNKKGTFLATEIIDFTQDDLEEDDVYLLDAWDQVFFWIGRGANESEKEATAVMAQEYLQSDPSGRDPDTPIIVVKQGYEPPTFTGWFLAWDPLIWHEKKSYEKLRAELGDESSLGQLTSALTSREEVFTATTPLLPEKLETFPLDVLVNTSAEDLPRGVDPSRKECHLSDQDFQAVFGMSRSAFGNLPLWKQQKLKKDNGLF encoded by the exons ATGTCCATCTGGGGGGCCCAAGAAGGGCGCAAGGCCTCTGGAGCTGGCGCAGGGTCTTCCAACTCTGTGACACACCAGCAGGATCCGCCCTGGGACACAGCCACAGAACAGAGTGACCATCTGGGTGTCACCCCACCCCGAAACAGCCCCACGTCCTGCCAGGGGCTCTGCACCCAG GTCCCCTTGCATGCAGCACCCGTCGCCATGGTGGAGCTCAGCACCAAAGTCAGCAGGACACTCAACAAGACTACGCCGGGCATCCAGATATGGCGAATTGAG AACATGGAGATGGTACCAGTGCCCACCAAGAGCTACGGCAACTTCTTTGAGGGGGATTGCTACATCCTGCTGTCG ACACGCAAGACTGGGAACAACTTCAGCTACGACATCCACTACTGGCTGGGCAAGGAGTCGAGTCAGGATGAGCAGGGGGCAGCTGCCATCTACACCACGCAGATGGATGACCACCTGGGCGGGGTGGCTGTGCAGCACCGCGACGTCCAGGGCCACGAGAGTGAGACCTTCCGTGCCTACTTCAAGCAGGGACTCGT CTATAAGAAGGGTGGAGTGGCCTCGGGCATGAAGCACACAGAGACAAACACCTACAACATTCAGCGCCTGCTGCATGTGAAGGGCAAGAAGAACGTGGTGGCAGGAGAG GTGGAGATGAGCTGGAACAGCTTCAACCGGGGGGATGTGTTCCTGCTGGACCTGGGCCAGCTCATCGTCCAGTGGAATGGCCCTGAGAGCAACCGAAATGAGAGGCTGAAG GCGATGACCCTGGCCAAGGACATCCGAGACCGGGAGCGCGGGGGCCGTGCCAAGGTGGGCGTAGTGGATGGTGAGGATGAGGGTGCCTCACCAGGGCTCATGCAGGTCCTCACACATGTGCTGGGCAACAAGAGGGACATCAAGGCAGCTATTCCTGATGACACAGTGGACCAGAAGCTCAAGTCCTCCCTCAAGCTCTACCA TGTCACCAATGCCGGTGGGAACCTGGTCATCCAGGAAGTGGCAGTTCAACCCCTGACTCAAGACATGCTCTTGCATGAG GACTGCTACATCCTTGACCAAGGGGGTCTCAAGATCTTCGTGTGGAAGGGCAAGAATGCCAAcaaagaagagaagcagcaggcaaTGAGCAGGGCATTG GCCTTCATCAAAGCCAAGAACTACCCAGCCAGCACCACTGTGGAGACGGAGAATGATGGGTCCGAGTCAACTATCTTCAGGCAGCTCTTCCAAAAATGGACTGTCCCGAACCAGACTAGTGGGCTGGGCAAGACCCACACCGTGGGAAAAGTGG CCAAGGTGGAGCAGGTGAAGTTTGATGTCACCACGCTGCATGCCAAGCCCCAAATGGCTGCACAGCAGAAGATGGTGGATGATGGATCCGGGGAGGTGGAG GTCTGGCGTGTGGAGAACCACGAGCTGGTGCCTGTGGAGAAGCGGTGGCTGGGCCATTTCTATGGTGGGGACTGCTACCTGGTGCTCTACACCTATTATGTGGGGCCAAGGGTGAGCCGCATAATCTACCTCTGGCAG GGCCGCCATGCCAGCACAGACGAGCTGGCTGCTTCTGCCTACCACGCTGTCCACCTGGACCAGAAGTTCGATAATGAGCCTGTGCAGGTCCGTGTCACCATGGGCAAGGAGCCAGCCCACCTGATGGCCATCTTCAAGGGCAAGATGGTGGTGTATGCG GGTGGCACCTCGCGTGCAGGCAGCACGGACCCCATACCTTCCACCCGCCTCTTCCACGTGCACGGCACCAATGAGTACAACACCAAGGCCTTCGAGGTGCCCGTCCGTGCCTCCTCCCTCAACTCCAATGATGTCTTCGTGCTCAAGACCCCCAGCTGCTGCTACCTCTGGTATGGGAAG ggctgcagcgGGGATGAACGTGAGATGGGCAAGATGGTGGCCGACATCATTTCCAAGACAGAGAAGCCAGTGATTGCAGAGGGACAGGAGCCGCCTGAGTTCTGGATGGCCCTGGGTGGCAAGTCCCAGTATGCCAACAGCAAGAG GCTGCAGGAAGAGAACCCCTCCGTGACCCCTCGTCTCTTTGAGTGCTCCAACAAGAAGGGCACCTTCCTAGCCACAGAGATCATAGACTTCACCCAAGATGACCTGGAGGAGGATGATGTTTACCTGCTGGATGCCTGGGACCAG GTTTTCTTCTGGATTGGGAGAGGTGCAAATGAGTCAGAGAAGGAGGCAACAGCGGTGATGGCGCAGGAGTACCTGCAGAGCGACCCCAGTGGGCGTGACCCTGACACCCCCATCATCGTGGTGAAGCAAGGCTACGAGCCCCCCACCTTCACTGGCTGGTTCCTGGCCTGGGACCCTCTCATCTGGCAT gaaaaaaaaagctacgaGAAGCTGAGAGCTGAGCTGGGGGATGAGAGCAGCCTGGGGCAGCTCACCTCT GCGCTCACGTCCAGGGAAGAGGTCTTCACTGCCACCACCCCCCTCCTCCCTGAAAAACTGGAGACCTTCCCCCTGGATGTGCTGGTGAACACCTCGGCCGAGGACCTGCCGCGGGGCGTGGATCCCAGCAGGAAGGAG tGCCACCTCTCTGACCAGGATTTCCAGGCTGTCTTCGGCATGAGCCGCTCTGCCTTCGGGAACCTGCCCTTGTGGAAACAGCAGAAACTCAAGAAGGACAATGGACTCTTCTAA
- the VIL1 gene encoding villin-1 isoform X3 → MVELSTKVSRTLNKTTPGIQIWRIENMEMVPVPTKSYGNFFEGDCYILLSTRKTGNNFSYDIHYWLGKESSQDEQGAAAIYTTQMDDHLGGVAVQHRDVQGHESETFRAYFKQGLVYKKGGVASGMKHTETNTYNIQRLLHVKGKKNVVAGEVEMSWNSFNRGDVFLLDLGQLIVQWNGPESNRNERLKAMTLAKDIRDRERGGRAKVGVVDGEDEGASPGLMQVLTHVLGNKRDIKAAIPDDTVDQKLKSSLKLYHVTNAGGNLVIQEVAVQPLTQDMLLHEDCYILDQGGLKIFVWKGKNANKEEKQQAMSRALAFIKAKNYPASTTVETENDGSESTIFRQLFQKWTVPNQTSGLGKTHTVGKVAKVEQVKFDVTTLHAKPQMAAQQKMVDDGSGEVEVWRVENHELVPVEKRWLGHFYGGDCYLVLYTYYVGPRVSRIIYLWQGRHASTDELAASAYHAVHLDQKFDNEPVQVRVTMGKEPAHLMAIFKGKMVVYAGGTSRAGSTDPIPSTRLFHVHGTNEYNTKAFEVPVRASSLNSNDVFVLKTPSCCYLWYGKGCSGDEREMGKMVADIISKTEKPVIAEGQEPPEFWMALGGKSQYANSKRLQEENPSVTPRLFECSNKKGTFLATEIIDFTQDDLEEDDVYLLDAWDQVFFWIGRGANESEKEATAVMAQEYLQSDPSGRDPDTPIIVVKQGYEPPTFTGWFLAWDPLIWHEKKSYEKLRAELGDESSLGQLTSALTSREEVFTATTPLLPEKLETFPLDVLVNTSAEDLPRGVDPSRKECHLSDQDFQAVFGMSRSAFGNLPLWKQQKLKKDNGLF, encoded by the exons ATGGTGGAGCTCAGCACCAAAGTCAGCAGGACACTCAACAAGACTACGCCGGGCATCCAGATATGGCGAATTGAG AACATGGAGATGGTACCAGTGCCCACCAAGAGCTACGGCAACTTCTTTGAGGGGGATTGCTACATCCTGCTGTCG ACACGCAAGACTGGGAACAACTTCAGCTACGACATCCACTACTGGCTGGGCAAGGAGTCGAGTCAGGATGAGCAGGGGGCAGCTGCCATCTACACCACGCAGATGGATGACCACCTGGGCGGGGTGGCTGTGCAGCACCGCGACGTCCAGGGCCACGAGAGTGAGACCTTCCGTGCCTACTTCAAGCAGGGACTCGT CTATAAGAAGGGTGGAGTGGCCTCGGGCATGAAGCACACAGAGACAAACACCTACAACATTCAGCGCCTGCTGCATGTGAAGGGCAAGAAGAACGTGGTGGCAGGAGAG GTGGAGATGAGCTGGAACAGCTTCAACCGGGGGGATGTGTTCCTGCTGGACCTGGGCCAGCTCATCGTCCAGTGGAATGGCCCTGAGAGCAACCGAAATGAGAGGCTGAAG GCGATGACCCTGGCCAAGGACATCCGAGACCGGGAGCGCGGGGGCCGTGCCAAGGTGGGCGTAGTGGATGGTGAGGATGAGGGTGCCTCACCAGGGCTCATGCAGGTCCTCACACATGTGCTGGGCAACAAGAGGGACATCAAGGCAGCTATTCCTGATGACACAGTGGACCAGAAGCTCAAGTCCTCCCTCAAGCTCTACCA TGTCACCAATGCCGGTGGGAACCTGGTCATCCAGGAAGTGGCAGTTCAACCCCTGACTCAAGACATGCTCTTGCATGAG GACTGCTACATCCTTGACCAAGGGGGTCTCAAGATCTTCGTGTGGAAGGGCAAGAATGCCAAcaaagaagagaagcagcaggcaaTGAGCAGGGCATTG GCCTTCATCAAAGCCAAGAACTACCCAGCCAGCACCACTGTGGAGACGGAGAATGATGGGTCCGAGTCAACTATCTTCAGGCAGCTCTTCCAAAAATGGACTGTCCCGAACCAGACTAGTGGGCTGGGCAAGACCCACACCGTGGGAAAAGTGG CCAAGGTGGAGCAGGTGAAGTTTGATGTCACCACGCTGCATGCCAAGCCCCAAATGGCTGCACAGCAGAAGATGGTGGATGATGGATCCGGGGAGGTGGAG GTCTGGCGTGTGGAGAACCACGAGCTGGTGCCTGTGGAGAAGCGGTGGCTGGGCCATTTCTATGGTGGGGACTGCTACCTGGTGCTCTACACCTATTATGTGGGGCCAAGGGTGAGCCGCATAATCTACCTCTGGCAG GGCCGCCATGCCAGCACAGACGAGCTGGCTGCTTCTGCCTACCACGCTGTCCACCTGGACCAGAAGTTCGATAATGAGCCTGTGCAGGTCCGTGTCACCATGGGCAAGGAGCCAGCCCACCTGATGGCCATCTTCAAGGGCAAGATGGTGGTGTATGCG GGTGGCACCTCGCGTGCAGGCAGCACGGACCCCATACCTTCCACCCGCCTCTTCCACGTGCACGGCACCAATGAGTACAACACCAAGGCCTTCGAGGTGCCCGTCCGTGCCTCCTCCCTCAACTCCAATGATGTCTTCGTGCTCAAGACCCCCAGCTGCTGCTACCTCTGGTATGGGAAG ggctgcagcgGGGATGAACGTGAGATGGGCAAGATGGTGGCCGACATCATTTCCAAGACAGAGAAGCCAGTGATTGCAGAGGGACAGGAGCCGCCTGAGTTCTGGATGGCCCTGGGTGGCAAGTCCCAGTATGCCAACAGCAAGAG GCTGCAGGAAGAGAACCCCTCCGTGACCCCTCGTCTCTTTGAGTGCTCCAACAAGAAGGGCACCTTCCTAGCCACAGAGATCATAGACTTCACCCAAGATGACCTGGAGGAGGATGATGTTTACCTGCTGGATGCCTGGGACCAG GTTTTCTTCTGGATTGGGAGAGGTGCAAATGAGTCAGAGAAGGAGGCAACAGCGGTGATGGCGCAGGAGTACCTGCAGAGCGACCCCAGTGGGCGTGACCCTGACACCCCCATCATCGTGGTGAAGCAAGGCTACGAGCCCCCCACCTTCACTGGCTGGTTCCTGGCCTGGGACCCTCTCATCTGGCAT gaaaaaaaaagctacgaGAAGCTGAGAGCTGAGCTGGGGGATGAGAGCAGCCTGGGGCAGCTCACCTCT GCGCTCACGTCCAGGGAAGAGGTCTTCACTGCCACCACCCCCCTCCTCCCTGAAAAACTGGAGACCTTCCCCCTGGATGTGCTGGTGAACACCTCGGCCGAGGACCTGCCGCGGGGCGTGGATCCCAGCAGGAAGGAG tGCCACCTCTCTGACCAGGATTTCCAGGCTGTCTTCGGCATGAGCCGCTCTGCCTTCGGGAACCTGCCCTTGTGGAAACAGCAGAAACTCAAGAAGGACAATGGACTCTTCTAA